One part of the Gossypium raimondii isolate GPD5lz chromosome 1, ASM2569854v1, whole genome shotgun sequence genome encodes these proteins:
- the LOC105772627 gene encoding cytokinin riboside 5'-monophosphate phosphoribohydrolase LOG5 — protein MDMKGEVLKSRFKRVCVFCGSSTGKRKCYRDAAVELAQELVARKLDLVYGGGSTGLMGLVSQAVHHGGGNVLGIIPRTLMSKEISGETIGEVRAVADMHQRKAEMANHSDCFIALPGGYGTLGELLEVITWAQLGIHDKPVGLLNVDGYYNYLLTFIDKAVDDGFIKPSQRHIFVSAPNSKELVQKLEEYVPVHGVIAKASWEAEQLAFTATTTTLQTEITL, from the exons ATGGACATGAAAGGGGAAGTTTTGAAATCAAGATTCAAGAGGGTATGTGTGTTTTGTGGGAGCAGTACTGGCAAGAGGAAATGTTACAGAGATGCTGCTGTTGAATTAGCCCAAGAATTG GTGGCAAGAAAATTGGACCTTGTTTATGGAGGAGGGAGTACTGGGTTAATGGGTTTGGTTTCACAAGCTGTTCACCATGGTGGAGGCAATGTTCTTGG GATCATTCCTAGAACTCTAATGAGTAAAGAG ATAAGTGGTGAAACTATTGGGGAAGTAAGGGCAGTAGCTGACATGCACCAAAGAAAGGCAGAAATGGCCAATCACTCTGATTGTTTCATTGCCCTACCAG GTGGCTATGGAACTTTAGGGGAGTTATTAGAAGTCATAACTTGGGCTCAGTTGGGAATCCATGACAAACCT GTAGGTTTGCTTAATGTTGATGGCTATTATAactatttacttactttcatCGACAAAGCCGTGGATGATGGCTTTATCAAACCTTCCCAACGCCATATCTTTGTCTCTGCACCAAATTCTAAAGAACTGGTTCAAAAGCTTGAG GAGTATGTGCCTGTCCATGGAGTCATTGCTAAAGCAAGTTGGGAAGCTGAACAGCTGGCTTTCACTGCTACTACTACTACTTTACAGACTGAGATCACTCTATAA
- the LOC105772635 gene encoding serine/threonine-protein kinase STY46 isoform X1: MVMEDTESCGSKAKDTPPLQSQKQRLKFDVYNEVLRRLRRSDKEEADRPGFDHQLWTHFDRLPTRYALDVNVERAEDVLMHQRLLHLAHDHATRLAMEVRLVQVQSTSDGNSPSEESAQSSRKLSNRQSIHPPPAFGSSPNLGSLADQDGDNSEHGNSHFSRPMHEITFSTEDKPKLLSQLTALLAEIGLNIQEAHAFSTVDGYSLDVFVVDGWPYEETEQLKDALEKDLLKIEKQSWLKQLPTSPTKGQETRTKGDQNYVAIPNDGSDVWEIDPRHLKFENKVASGSYGDLYKGTYCSQDVAIKVLKPERVDTDIQKDFAQEVFIMRKVRHKNVVQFIGACTKPPTLCIVTEFMCGGSVYDYLHKQKGVFKLPSLLKVAIDVSKGMNYLHQNDIIHRDLKAANLLMDENEVVKVADFGVARVKVQSGVMTAETGTYRWMAPEVIEHKPYDHKADVFSFGIMLWELLTGKLPYEYLTPLQAAVGVVQKGLRPTVPKNTNPKLTQLLERCWQQDPTLRPDFSEIIGILQQISEVGDEGKSSGGFFSALRKAAK; encoded by the exons ATGGTGATGGAGGATACCGAGAGTTGCGGGAGCAAAGCTAAAGATACGCCGCCGTTGCAAAGCCAGAAACAGCGGCTAAAGTTTGACGTCTACAATGAGGTGCTCCGACGGCTTCGACGATCCGATAAAGAAGAGGCTGATAGGCCCGGCTTTGACCACCAACTCTGGACTCACTTCGATCGCCTTCCTACTCG CTATGCTTTGGATGTGAATGTGGAAAGAGCAGAAGATGTTCTTATGCACCAAAGATTACTGCATTTGGCTCATGATCATGCCACTAGACTAGCAATGGAAGTTCGTCTCGTGCAG GTGCAATCTACCTCTGATGGGAACTCTCCGAGTGAGGAATCTGCTCAAAGTTCTAGGAAATTGTCTAACAGACAAAG CATACATCCACCACCTGCCTTTGGCTCCTCACCTAATCTCGGATCCCTTGCTGATCAAGATGGAGATAATTCTGAACATGGCAATTCACATTTTTCCAG GCCCATGcatgaaattacattttcaaCAGAAGACAAACCAAAACTTCTCAGTCAG TTGACAGCATTGCTTGCTGAGATTGGGCTGAACATCCAGGAAGCACATGCATTTTCTACAGTTGATGGTTATTCCTTAGATGTTTTTGTTGTTGATGGTTGGCCATATGAG GAAACGGAGCAGCTTAAAGATGCTTTGGAAAAGGATCTCTTAAAAATTGAG AAGCAATCTTGGCTGAAACAACTTCCCACTTCTCCTACAAAGGGCCAGGAGACTAGGACCAAAGGTGATCAGAATTATGTTGCAATTCCTAATGATGGGAGTGATGTTTGGGAAATTGATCCTAGACACTTAAAGTTTGAGAACAAAGTTGCATCTGGGTCATATGGGGATCT GTATAAAGGTACTTACTGTAGTCAGGATGTGGCTATTAAGGTCCTCAAGCCAGAGCGTGTAGATACTGATATACAGAAAGACTTTGCCCAGGAAGTCTTTATTATGAG GAAAGTTCGGCATAAAAATGTAGTACAATTTATTGGTGCATGTACCAAGCCTCCAACCTTGTGTATTGTAACAG AATTTATGTGTGGTGGAAGTGTGTATGACTATCTTCATAAACAGAAGGGTGTTTTCAAGCTTCCATCATTGCTTAAAGTTGCAATAGATGTTTCCAAAGGAATGAACTACTTGCACCAAAATGATATAATCCACAGGGATTTGAAGGCTGCAAATCTTctgatggatgaaaatgaa GTGGTTAAGGTTGCTGATTTTGGGGTTGCTAGAGTGAAAGTTCAATCTGGAGTTATGACAGCTGAAACTGGAACATATAGATGGATGGCTCCAGAG GTCATTGAACATAAGCCATATGATCACAAGGCCGATGTTTTCAGTTTCGGAATCATGTTATGGGAGTTGTTAACTGGAAAG CTTCCATATGAATACTTAACCCCATTACAAGCAGCTGTAGGAGTGGTTCAAAAG GGATTACGTCCCACAGTCCCAAAGAACACTAACCCGAAGCTCACTCAACTGCTAGAGAGATGCTGGCAACAAGATCCAACACTAAGACCTGATTTTTCTGAAATCATAGGCATTTTACAGCAAATTTCCGAG gTAGGAGATGAAGGGAAATCTTCTGGAGGATTTTTCTCAGCTCTTAGAAAGGCAGCAAAGTAG
- the LOC105772635 gene encoding serine/threonine-protein kinase STY46 isoform X5 — MVMEDTESCGSKAKDTPPLQSQKQRLKFDVYNEVLRRLRRSDKEEADRPGFDHQLWTHFDRLPTRYALDVNVERAEDVLMHQRLLHLAHDHATRLAMEVRLVQVQSTSDGNSPSEESAQSSRKLSNRQSIHPPPAFGSSPNLGSLADQDGDNSEHGNSHFSRPMHEITFSTEDKPKLLSQLTALLAEIGLNIQEAHAFSTVDGYSLDVFVVDGWPYEETEQLKDALEKDLLKIEKQSWLKQLPTSPTKGQETRTKGDQNYVAIPNDGSDVWEIDPRHLKFENKVASGSYGDLYKGTYCSQDVAIKVLKPERVDTDIQKDFAQEVFIMRKVRHKNVVQFIGACTKPPTLCIVTEFMCGGSVYDYLHKQKGVFKLPSLLKVAIDVSKGMNYLHQNDIIHRDLKAANLLMDENEVVKVADFGVARVKVQSGVMTAETGTYRWMAPEVIEHKPYDHKADVFSFGIMLWELLTGKLPYEYLTPLQAAVGVVQKGLRPTVPKNTNPKLTQLLERCWQQDPTLRPDFSEIIGILQQISEVGDEGKSSGGFFSALRKAAK; from the exons ATGGTGATGGAGGATACCGAGAGTTGCGGGAGCAAAGCTAAAGATACGCCGCCGTTGCAAAGCCAGAAACAGCGGCTAAAGTTTGACGTCTACAATGAGGTGCTCCGACGGCTTCGACGATCCGATAAAGAAGAGGCTGATAGGCCCGGCTTTGACCACCAACTCTGGACTCACTTCGATCGCCTTCCTACTCG CTATGCTTTGGATGTGAATGTGGAAAGAGCAGAAGATGTTCTTATGCACCAAAGATTACTGCATTTGGCTCATGATCATGCCACTAGACTAGCAATGGAAGTTCGTCTCGTGCAG GTGCAATCTACCTCTGATGGGAACTCTCCGAGTGAGGAATCTGCTCAAAGTTCTAGGAAATTGTCTAACAGACAAAG CATACATCCACCACCTGCCTTTGGCTCCTCACCTAATCTCGGATCCCTTGCTGATCAAGATGGAGATAATTCTGAACATGGCAATTCACATTTTTCCAG GCCCATGcatgaaattacattttcaaCAGAAGACAAACCAAAACTTCTCAGTCAG TTGACAGCATTGCTTGCTGAGATTGGGCTGAACATCCAGGAAGCACATGCATTTTCTACAGTTGATGGTTATTCCTTAGATGTTTTTGTTGTTGATGGTTGGCCATATGAG GAAACGGAGCAGCTTAAAGATGCTTTGGAAAAGGATCTCTTAAAAATTGAG AAGCAATCTTGGCTGAAACAACTTCCCACTTCTCCTACAAAGGGCCAGGAGACTAGGACCAAAGGTGATCAGAATTATGTTGCAATTCCTAATGATGGGAGTGATGTTTGGGAAATTGATCCTAGACACTTAAAGTTTGAGAACAAAGTTGCATCTGGGTCATATGGGGATCT GTATAAAGGTACTTACTGTAGTCAGGATGTGGCTATTAAGGTCCTCAAGCCAGAGCGTGTAGATACTGATATACAGAAAGACTTTGCCCAGGAAGTCTTTATTATGAG GAAAGTTCGGCATAAAAATGTAGTACAATTTATTGGTGCATGTACCAAGCCTCCAACCTTGTGTATTGTAACAG AATTTATGTGTGGTGGAAGTGTGTATGACTATCTTCATAAACAGAAGGGTGTTTTCAAGCTTCCATCATTGCTTAAAGTTGCAATAGATGTTTCCAAAGGAATGAACTACTTGCACCAAAATGATATAATCCACAGGGATTTGAAGGCTGCAAATCTTctgatggatgaaaatgaa GTGGTTAAGGTTGCTGATTTTGGGGTTGCTAGAGTGAAAGTTCAATCTGGAGTTATGACAGCTGAAACTGGAACATATAGATGGATGGCTCCAGAG GTCATTGAACATAAGCCATATGATCACAAGGCCGATGTTTTCAGTTTCGGAATCATGTTATGGGAGTTGTTAACTGGAAAG CTTCCATATGAATACTTAACCCCATTACAAGCAGCTGTAGGAGTGGTTCAAAAG GGATTACGTCCCACAGTCCCAAAGAACACTAACCCGAAGCTCACTCAACTGCTAGAGAGATGCTGGCAACAAGATCCAACACTAAGACCTGATTTTTCTGAAATCATAGGCATTTTACAGCAAATTTCCGAG
- the LOC105772635 gene encoding serine/threonine-protein kinase STY46 isoform X17 codes for MVMEDTESCGSKAKDTPPLQSQKQRLKFDVYNEVLRRLRRSDKEEADRPGFDHQLWTHFDRLPTRYALDVNVERAEDVLMHQRLLHLAHDHATRLAMEVRLVQVQSTSDGNSPSEESAQSSRKLSNRQSIHPPPAFGSSPNLGSLADQDGDNSEHGNSHFSRPMHEITFSTEDKPKLLSQLTALLAEIGLNIQEAHAFSTVDGYSLDVFVVDGWPYEETEQLKDALEKDLLKIEKQSWLKQLPTSPTKGQETRTKGDQNYVAIPNDGSDVWEIDPRHLKFENKVASGSYGDLYKGTYCSQDVAIKVLKPERVDTDIQKDFAQEVFIMRKVRHKNVVQFIGACTKPPTLCIVTEFMCGGSVYDYLHKQKGVFKLPSLLKVAIDVSKGMNYLHQNDIIHRDLKAANLLMDENEVVKVADFGVARVKVQSGVMTAETGTYRWMAPEVIEHKPYDHKADVFSFGIMLWELLTGKVLLDQLSFLLIICLSFHMNT; via the exons ATGGTGATGGAGGATACCGAGAGTTGCGGGAGCAAAGCTAAAGATACGCCGCCGTTGCAAAGCCAGAAACAGCGGCTAAAGTTTGACGTCTACAATGAGGTGCTCCGACGGCTTCGACGATCCGATAAAGAAGAGGCTGATAGGCCCGGCTTTGACCACCAACTCTGGACTCACTTCGATCGCCTTCCTACTCG CTATGCTTTGGATGTGAATGTGGAAAGAGCAGAAGATGTTCTTATGCACCAAAGATTACTGCATTTGGCTCATGATCATGCCACTAGACTAGCAATGGAAGTTCGTCTCGTGCAG GTGCAATCTACCTCTGATGGGAACTCTCCGAGTGAGGAATCTGCTCAAAGTTCTAGGAAATTGTCTAACAGACAAAG CATACATCCACCACCTGCCTTTGGCTCCTCACCTAATCTCGGATCCCTTGCTGATCAAGATGGAGATAATTCTGAACATGGCAATTCACATTTTTCCAG GCCCATGcatgaaattacattttcaaCAGAAGACAAACCAAAACTTCTCAGTCAG TTGACAGCATTGCTTGCTGAGATTGGGCTGAACATCCAGGAAGCACATGCATTTTCTACAGTTGATGGTTATTCCTTAGATGTTTTTGTTGTTGATGGTTGGCCATATGAG GAAACGGAGCAGCTTAAAGATGCTTTGGAAAAGGATCTCTTAAAAATTGAG AAGCAATCTTGGCTGAAACAACTTCCCACTTCTCCTACAAAGGGCCAGGAGACTAGGACCAAAGGTGATCAGAATTATGTTGCAATTCCTAATGATGGGAGTGATGTTTGGGAAATTGATCCTAGACACTTAAAGTTTGAGAACAAAGTTGCATCTGGGTCATATGGGGATCT GTATAAAGGTACTTACTGTAGTCAGGATGTGGCTATTAAGGTCCTCAAGCCAGAGCGTGTAGATACTGATATACAGAAAGACTTTGCCCAGGAAGTCTTTATTATGAG GAAAGTTCGGCATAAAAATGTAGTACAATTTATTGGTGCATGTACCAAGCCTCCAACCTTGTGTATTGTAACAG AATTTATGTGTGGTGGAAGTGTGTATGACTATCTTCATAAACAGAAGGGTGTTTTCAAGCTTCCATCATTGCTTAAAGTTGCAATAGATGTTTCCAAAGGAATGAACTACTTGCACCAAAATGATATAATCCACAGGGATTTGAAGGCTGCAAATCTTctgatggatgaaaatgaa GTGGTTAAGGTTGCTGATTTTGGGGTTGCTAGAGTGAAAGTTCAATCTGGAGTTATGACAGCTGAAACTGGAACATATAGATGGATGGCTCCAGAG GTCATTGAACATAAGCCATATGATCACAAGGCCGATGTTTTCAGTTTCGGAATCATGTTATGGGAGTTGTTAACTGGAAAGGTATTGCTGGAtcaattatcttttcttttgattatatgtttaag CTTCCATATGAATACTTAA
- the LOC105772635 gene encoding serine/threonine-protein kinase STY46 isoform X18 yields MVMEDTESCGSKAKDTPPLQSQKQRLKFDVYNEVLRRLRRSDKEEADRPGFDHQLWTHFDRLPTRYALDVNVERAEDVLMHQRLLHLAHDHATRLAMEVRLVQVQSTSDGNSPSEESAQSSRKLSNRQSIHPPPAFGSSPNLGSLADQDGDNSEHGNSHFSRPMHEITFSTEDKPKLLSQLTALLAEIGLNIQEAHAFSTVDGYSLDVFVVDGWPYEETEQLKDALEKDLLKIEKQSWLKQLPTSPTKGQETRTKGDQNYVAIPNDGSDVWEIDPRHLKFENKVASGSYGDLYKGTYCSQDVAIKVLKPERVDTDIQKDFAQEVFIMRKVRHKNVVQFIGACTKPPTLCIVTEFMCGGSVYDYLHKQKGVFKLPSLLKVAIDVSKGMNYLHQNDIIHRDLKAANLLMDENEVVKVADFGVARVKVQSGVMTAETGTYRWMAPEVIEHKPYDHKADVFSFGIMLWELLTGKVLLDQLSFLLIICLSFHMNT; encoded by the exons ATGGTGATGGAGGATACCGAGAGTTGCGGGAGCAAAGCTAAAGATACGCCGCCGTTGCAAAGCCAGAAACAGCGGCTAAAGTTTGACGTCTACAATGAGGTGCTCCGACGGCTTCGACGATCCGATAAAGAAGAGGCTGATAGGCCCGGCTTTGACCACCAACTCTGGACTCACTTCGATCGCCTTCCTACTCG CTATGCTTTGGATGTGAATGTGGAAAGAGCAGAAGATGTTCTTATGCACCAAAGATTACTGCATTTGGCTCATGATCATGCCACTAGACTAGCAATGGAAGTTCGTCTCGTGCAG GTGCAATCTACCTCTGATGGGAACTCTCCGAGTGAGGAATCTGCTCAAAGTTCTAGGAAATTGTCTAACAGACAAAG CATACATCCACCACCTGCCTTTGGCTCCTCACCTAATCTCGGATCCCTTGCTGATCAAGATGGAGATAATTCTGAACATGGCAATTCACATTTTTCCAG GCCCATGcatgaaattacattttcaaCAGAAGACAAACCAAAACTTCTCAGTCAG TTGACAGCATTGCTTGCTGAGATTGGGCTGAACATCCAGGAAGCACATGCATTTTCTACAGTTGATGGTTATTCCTTAGATGTTTTTGTTGTTGATGGTTGGCCATATGAG GAAACGGAGCAGCTTAAAGATGCTTTGGAAAAGGATCTCTTAAAAATTGAG AAGCAATCTTGGCTGAAACAACTTCCCACTTCTCCTACAAAGGGCCAGGAGACTAGGACCAAAGGTGATCAGAATTATGTTGCAATTCCTAATGATGGGAGTGATGTTTGGGAAATTGATCCTAGACACTTAAAGTTTGAGAACAAAGTTGCATCTGGGTCATATGGGGATCT GTATAAAGGTACTTACTGTAGTCAGGATGTGGCTATTAAGGTCCTCAAGCCAGAGCGTGTAGATACTGATATACAGAAAGACTTTGCCCAGGAAGTCTTTATTATGAG GAAAGTTCGGCATAAAAATGTAGTACAATTTATTGGTGCATGTACCAAGCCTCCAACCTTGTGTATTGTAACAG AATTTATGTGTGGTGGAAGTGTGTATGACTATCTTCATAAACAGAAGGGTGTTTTCAAGCTTCCATCATTGCTTAAAGTTGCAATAGATGTTTCCAAAGGAATGAACTACTTGCACCAAAATGATATAATCCACAGGGATTTGAAGGCTGCAAATCTTctgatggatgaaaatgaa GTGGTTAAGGTTGCTGATTTTGGGGTTGCTAGAGTGAAAGTTCAATCTGGAGTTATGACAGCTGAAACTGGAACATATAGATGGATGGCTCCAGAG GTCATTGAACATAAGCCATATGATCACAAGGCCGATGTTTTCAGTTTCGGAATCATGTTATGGGAGTTGTTAACTGGAAAGGTATTGCTGGAtcaattatcttttcttttgattatatgtttaag
- the LOC105772635 gene encoding serine/threonine-protein kinase STY46 isoform X19 — translation MVMEDTESCGSKAKDTPPLQSQKQRLKFDVYNEVLRRLRRSDKEEADRPGFDHQLWTHFDRLPTRYALDVNVERAEDVLMHQRLLHLAHDHATRLAMEVRLVQVQSTSDGNSPSEESAQSSRKLSNRQSIHPPPAFGSSPNLGSLADQDGDNSEHGNSHFSRPMHEITFSTEDKPKLLSQLTALLAEIGLNIQEAHAFSTVDGYSLDVFVVDGWPYEETEQLKDALEKDLLKIEKQSWLKQLPTSPTKGQETRTKGDQNYVAIPNDGSDVWEIDPRHLKFENKVASGSYGDLYKGTYCSQDVAIKVLKPERVDTDIQKDFAQEVFIMRKVRHKNVVQFIGACTKPPTLCIVTEFMCGGSVYDYLHKQKGVFKLPSLLKVAIDVSKGMNYLHQNDIIHRDLKAANLLMDENEVVKVADFGVARVKVQSGVMTAETGTYRWMAPEVIEHKPYDHKADVFSFGIMLWELLTGKVLLDQLSFLLIICLSFHMNT, via the exons ATGGTGATGGAGGATACCGAGAGTTGCGGGAGCAAAGCTAAAGATACGCCGCCGTTGCAAAGCCAGAAACAGCGGCTAAAGTTTGACGTCTACAATGAGGTGCTCCGACGGCTTCGACGATCCGATAAAGAAGAGGCTGATAGGCCCGGCTTTGACCACCAACTCTGGACTCACTTCGATCGCCTTCCTACTCG CTATGCTTTGGATGTGAATGTGGAAAGAGCAGAAGATGTTCTTATGCACCAAAGATTACTGCATTTGGCTCATGATCATGCCACTAGACTAGCAATGGAAGTTCGTCTCGTGCAG GTGCAATCTACCTCTGATGGGAACTCTCCGAGTGAGGAATCTGCTCAAAGTTCTAGGAAATTGTCTAACAGACAAAG CATACATCCACCACCTGCCTTTGGCTCCTCACCTAATCTCGGATCCCTTGCTGATCAAGATGGAGATAATTCTGAACATGGCAATTCACATTTTTCCAG GCCCATGcatgaaattacattttcaaCAGAAGACAAACCAAAACTTCTCAGTCAG TTGACAGCATTGCTTGCTGAGATTGGGCTGAACATCCAGGAAGCACATGCATTTTCTACAGTTGATGGTTATTCCTTAGATGTTTTTGTTGTTGATGGTTGGCCATATGAG GAAACGGAGCAGCTTAAAGATGCTTTGGAAAAGGATCTCTTAAAAATTGAG AAGCAATCTTGGCTGAAACAACTTCCCACTTCTCCTACAAAGGGCCAGGAGACTAGGACCAAAGGTGATCAGAATTATGTTGCAATTCCTAATGATGGGAGTGATGTTTGGGAAATTGATCCTAGACACTTAAAGTTTGAGAACAAAGTTGCATCTGGGTCATATGGGGATCT GTATAAAGGTACTTACTGTAGTCAGGATGTGGCTATTAAGGTCCTCAAGCCAGAGCGTGTAGATACTGATATACAGAAAGACTTTGCCCAGGAAGTCTTTATTATGAG GAAAGTTCGGCATAAAAATGTAGTACAATTTATTGGTGCATGTACCAAGCCTCCAACCTTGTGTATTGTAACAG AATTTATGTGTGGTGGAAGTGTGTATGACTATCTTCATAAACAGAAGGGTGTTTTCAAGCTTCCATCATTGCTTAAAGTTGCAATAGATGTTTCCAAAGGAATGAACTACTTGCACCAAAATGATATAATCCACAGGGATTTGAAGGCTGCAAATCTTctgatggatgaaaatgaa GTGGTTAAGGTTGCTGATTTTGGGGTTGCTAGAGTGAAAGTTCAATCTGGAGTTATGACAGCTGAAACTGGAACATATAGATGGATGGCTCCAGAG